DNA sequence from the Nesterenkonia lutea genome:
CACCAACCCGACGGTCAACTCGTATAAGCGTCTGGTCAAGGGCTACGAGGCTCCGATCAACATGGTCTACTCGCAGGGCAACCGCTCCGCGGCGATCCGCATCCCGATCACCGGCTCGAACCCCAAGGCCAAGCGCCTTGAGTTCCGCGCACCGGACCCCTCCTCGAACCCGTACCTGGCGTTCGCCGCTCAGCTGATGGCTGGCCTGGACGGCATCCGCAACCGGATCGAGCCTGCTGATCCGATCGACAAGGACCTCTACGAGCTGCCCGCCGAAGAGGCCGCCGGCATCCAGAAGGCTCCCGGCTCGCTGGAGGAGGCACTGGAAGCGCTCGAGCAGGACCACGAGTTCCTGCTCGAAGGCGGGGTCTTCACCGAGGACCTGGTCAAGGCCTGGGTCGAATACAAGCGCGAGGAAGAGATCGTGCCGCTGAGCCTGCGGCTGAACCCCTACGAGTTTGAGCTGTACTACTCGGTCTGATCCACCCCGGCTCGCTCGGCAGCGGACCCGGAGTCGGCTGAGCCGCTTCGAGAATCCATGCACTGACAGAGGCACCACAGGCAGCGAAGAGTCCTCGGACTTCTGCCTGGGGTGCCTCTGTCGTTTCATGGATCTTCGTGACGGTGCCAGCTACACTGAGTCCACTTTTCACCGCACGACGCGAGGAGGACTCTGTGCCGAGGTCCGTTGCTGATCAGTCCACAGCTGAACTTGGTGGACGTCTGAGCGTGCTTGTCCGACAGAAGAAGGACCATGTTGAGCTCGACAGGCTGCTCCGGCGTCTGCGCGAGGCGCGTGGCGAGGAACAGGATGAGGTTCTGCTGAGCATCTATCGCCTGGTCTTTCCGCATGCCTTCGCCGAGGAGGCGGTCCTGTGGCCTGTCATGCGCAGGGTTCTCACCGATGGCCAGGACCTGACGCTCGAGGTCGAGCAGGAACATCAGGAGGTCAACGAGCTGGTCAGTCAGCTCGATCGCCTGGACCGCAGTGATGCCCAGCGGGAACCCCTCCTTGACCGGCTGACCGAGGTGCTCCGCGAGGACGTGCGGGACGAGGAGGACGAACTGTTCCCGCGCCTGCAGGAGGCCCTCACGCTTCGGCAGCTGCGCTGGCTGGGAGTGATGTGGGAGGTGCTCCGCCGCACCGCCCCGACCCGGGCCCACCCCGTCGTCGCTCGTCGCCCGCCGGGCAACGTGGTGGCAGCAGTGCCGCTGACGGTCATCGATCGAACTCGAGACCTGGCGGACTATGCGGCAAGGCTCAGCTCCTCAGACACGACAACCTCAGCGCTTCGCTCGGTCAGCGCCGCTCTGGGCCGGGGCGCCGAGCGGATCGAGCACCTGCCCCTCATGCGACAGGGCGAGCATCCTTCCACCCGAGTGCCCAGCCCGGCGGAATGAGATCGAGGCTCCGTGATGTTGCAAGAGGTATGTCACCCACTGCATCGCGTCCGCTGTCTCTGCTGGACCTCGCCTTCGTCCGTTCCCCCGAGACCGTCGCCGACGGGATCGCCCGCAGCGTGAGGCTGGCGAAGACCGCTGACAGCCTCGGATACTCCCGCATCTGGTTCGCCGAGCACCACAACATGCCCAACATCGCCTCCAGTGCCACGGCGCTGCTGATCCAGCACGTGGCGGCTCAGACCTCGAACGTCCGCGTGGGCTCGGGCGGCATCATGCTCCCCAACCATGCTCCGCTGATGATCGCCGAGCAGTTCGGCACTCTGGAGACGCTCTACCCCGGGCGCATCGATCTGGGCCTGGGTCGCGCCCCCGGCACTGACGGGCCCACGATGCGTGCGCTGCGCCGCGACGGCACGGAGGCCGACCGGTTCCAGTCCGATGTCATGGAGCTCAGCGGATACCTCTCCGGCTACAGCCGCATCCCAGGCGTCAACGCGTACCCGGGATCGGGCACCGACGTCCCGCTCTACATCCTGGGCTCCTCGCTCTTCGGCGCGCAGCTGGCGGCGAAGCTGGGACTGCCCTACGCGTTCGCCTCCCACTTCGCCCCGCAGATGCTCAACGAGGCCGCATACACCTACCGGACCACCTTCGATGCGGCCAATTCCCTGGCCGGGCCCCACGCGAAGCCGCACTTCATCGCCGCCGCCAATGTGATCGCCCATGATGATGCGTCCCTCGCCCAGGACCAGAAGACCCTGGCAGAGAACGCATGGATCAAGAATCATCTGGGCCGCAACCGGCAGATCACCGATGATGACGTGCACATGCTGCGCGATCACCCCGCCGGTCGTCAGGTGCTGAGCATGCTCTCCCGCGCTGCGGTGGGCACTCAGCAGGAGGTCGTGTCCTGGTTGGACTCCTTTGCGCAGGAGGTCCAGGCCGATGAGCTCATGCTGGTGAACCTGGCTCCCGATGAAGCGGTCCAGCACCGGACCCTGGAGCTGCTCGCCCCGCGGCCAGCCGTTGCGGCCAGCGCAGACACTCCGGAGTCATGGACCGCAGAGTTCAAGCGGGCTCAGGCCTCGTAGAACAGCCGCTCGTAGACCTGCCGGCAGCGTCGGGTCGTGCGCAGATAGTGCTCTTCGAAATCGGCGCTGCCGCCGGCCTCGAACCCGCACCAGCGGGCGACCGCGTCCAGGTCGCGCCGTGCCGAGGGCAGCACGTCTGAGGTCTTGCCGCTCCACACCGTGCTGGCTGAACGCACGCGCGTGCACAGCGTCCACGCCTCGGTCAGCTGTTCGGCCTCCAGGGGGCTGATCAGCTCCTCATCGACCAGCACGTCCAGCGCGGTGAGCGTCGAGGTGGTGCGCAGTCGCGGCTTGCTGTGGGCGTGTTCGAGCTGAAAGAGCTGCACCAGCCATTCCACATCGCTGAGCCCGCCGCGGCCGAGCTTCACATGGCGCGAGGGATCGGCGCCGCGCGGAAGCCGCTCAGACTCCACCCGGGCCTTGATCCGGCGGATCTCACGGACCTGGGAGGCGCTCGGCGGCGCACCGTAGCGCACCGAGTCGGCCAGTTCCATGAAGTCCTCCAGGAGCCGGTCGTCTCCCGCGATGGGCCTGGCCCGCAGCAGCGCCTGGCGCTCCCAGACATCCATCCAGCGACGGTAGTACTCGCCGTAGGAGTCCAGCGACCGGGACAGCGGCCCGTTCTTGCCCTCCGGGCGCAGGTCTGCGTCCAGCTTCAGCGGGAACTCGCCACGGACTGCAGGCTTCAGCGGCTTGGAGAGCAGCGCGCTGACCCGTGCGGCCAGCTTCTGCGCCTGCTTGTCCGACAGCGCGGGGTCTCCCCCCTCGGCAACGGTGTGCACGAAGAGGGCATCCATGTCGGAGCTGTATCCGATCTCGCGTCCGCCCTGACGGCCCATCGCGATCACGGCGAGGTCCGCATGCCGGCCCTCCACGTCCCAGATCTCACGTTCGGCCACGCGCAGCGCACCGAGCGTCGCGGCCCGGTCCACATCTGAGAGCGCGGTGCCCACCTCGGAGACGTCCAGCAGTCCCACGGCGTCGGCGATGGCCACCCGCAGGGTCTCGCGCTTGCGCACCAGCCGGGCCAGCCGCATCCCGGTCTCCAGGTCGTCCTTGTGCCGAGTGATCTTGTTGCTGATCTCGCGCCACAGGGTCTCGAACCTGCGCGGGGCCAGCGCGGAGTTGTCGCCCAGCCATTTGGTGGACTCCGGCGAGTGCTCGAGCATGTCGGAGATGAACCGAGACCCGGCCAGGATCAGCGAGAGCCGCTCGGCCGCCACGGAGGAGTCACGCAGCATGGTCAGGTACCAGGGGCTCTGCCCCAGAGACTCGCTGAGCCGACGGAAGGCGAGCAGCCCGCCGTCGGGATCCACGCCCTCGCCGAACCAGCCCAGCATCATCGGAAGGATCCGGCGCTGCAGCTTCGAGCGCCGGGTCAGCCCGGAGGTCAGCGCAGAGATGTGGCGCATGGCGCCGGCCGCATCGTGGTAGCCCAGCGCGGCGAGGCGGTCCTGGGCGGCCTTCTCGGTGAGCCGGACGTCTTCGTCGGAGAGCACGGCGGTGGTCGAGAGCAGCGGCCGGTAGAAGATCCGCTCATGGAAGCTGGCCACCTCCCGGGCGATCTCGCGCCACTGGCTGAGCACCTCCTCCCCAGCAGGACGACGACGCCGGTTCGGCGGGCGCACGGCGTGAGCCAGCGCGCGGACCTCATCGGCCTTCACCGGCATCAGGTGCGTCCGGCGCATGTTGCTCATCTGGATCCGGTGCTCATAGAGGCGCAGCATCCGGTAGCAGCGCGACATGGCGTCACGGTCGGCCCGGGCCACGTACTCCCCTGATTCGAGCAGCTCGATGGCGGCCAGCGAATCCCGGACGCGGAGGGACTCGTCCACCCGTCCGTGGACCAGCTGCAGCAGCTGCACGGTGAACTCGATGTCCCGCAGCCCGCCGCGACCGAGCTTGATCTCCCGGTCCACCTCCTCGGCGGGGATGTTCTCGAAGACCCGGCGACGCATGCGCTGGACGTTCTCCACGAAGTTCTCCTGCGCGGAGGAGGTCCAGACCTGGGGCCAGATCGCGTCGATGTAGGCTGCGCCGAGGCTGCGGCTGCCGGCGATGGGCCGGGCTTTGAGCAGCGCCTGGAACTCCCAGCCGTGGGCCCAGCGCCTGTAGTACTCCAGGTGGGACTCCAGCGTGCGGGAGAGGTCGCCTTCGCGGCCCTCCGGGCGCAGGTTCGCGTCCACCTCCCAGAGTCCTGGCTCGGGGCCGGGGCCGTTGATGACCTTGGAGATGCCCGCGGCCATGGCCACCGCCGTGTTGCGCGCGGCGGCGGAGTCGATCTCCTCGGCGGCGCGGTGCACGAAGATCACGTCCACATCGGAGATGTAGTTCAGCTCGCGGGCTCCGCATTTGCCCATCCCGATGACGGCCAGCTCCACCATCTCGGCGGTGCGGCCGTTGCGGTCGGTGAGCTCGGCGCGACTGACGGCCAGGGCGGCGTCGATGGCTGCCGCCGCCAGATCCGCGAGCTGGCGCGAGACCATCGGCTGGTACCCGGCGGGATCGGCGGCACTGAGATCGGTTAAGGCCAGCGCGGTGAGCTCCCGGCGGTAGGCCCGGCGCAGCGCGACGCCGGCGTCCTTGGCGGTGAAGTCCTCGGCCAGCTGCGCCGTGGGGGACTCGGCGGAAGGACCGGCGTGCACGGATTCCAGCAGCCGGGTGCGCAGCACCTCGGGTTCGAGAACCCTCGGGTGGGCGAGGGCCGCGGCGTCGTCGGGGGCGTGGTGGTGCTGGTGCTCGTCCCGGTCAGCCTCCAGGGTGTCGGCGATGCTGAAGAGCAGATCGCAGTTCTCCGGGCGGCGCACCAGAAACTCGCCCAGCGCCTGGGAGGCTCCGAGCAGCCGGATCAGCGGCACCGCGCGCAGGTAGACGCCCGCAGTGACATCGGTGAACAGATCACAGACGTTCCCCGCGCGCTCCACAAGTCGGATCAGCAGCAGCAGCGCCTGGTCCGGGTTCGGCGCGTAGTGCAGGGTGCTCAGCAGCACCGCCGGGTCCAGGCCGCTGAGGTGCTCGTCAGCGAGGAACCCGGAGGCGCGCTCGAGCTCCTGGAAGCCGGCGGCGATCAGATCGCGGTGGGTCGGCGCGGAGACAGCCACGGTCAGATCAGGCCGAGATACCGCTTGGTCTCGAACGGAGAGACGTTCACGCGGTACTCGTCCCATTCCTGCTGCTTGTTGCGCAGGAAGTTCTCGAAGACCTGCTCGCCCAGGATCTCGGCCATGAGCTCGGACTCCTCCATCTGGCGCAGCGCCTCATGCAGAGTGCCCGGGAGCGGCTTGATCCCCAGGGCCTTGCGCTCGGCGGTGGTCAGCGACCACACGTCCTCGCCCACCGGGTCCACGAGCTCGTAGCCTTCGCGGATGCCCTTGAGCCCGGCGCCCAGCACGGCCGCGTACCCGAGGTAGGGGTTCGCGCCGGAGTCGATGCCGCGGAACTCGACCCGCGCGGAGCCGCCCTTGGTGGGCTTGTACAGCGGGACCCGGACCAGCGCGGAGCGGTTGTTGTGGCCCCAGGAGACGTGCGAGGGGGCCTCGCCGCCGCCCCAGAGACGCTTATAGGAGTTCACGAACTGATTGGTGATCGCGGTGAACTCCGGCGCGTGGCGTAGCACTCCGGCGATGAACTGCCGAGCGGTCGTCGAGAGGTTGTACTCGGTGTTCGGGGCGAAGAACGCGTTGGTGTCGCCCTCGAAGAGCCCGAAGTGGGTGTGCATGCCGGAACCGGGGTGTTCGGTGAAGGGCTTGGGCATGAAGCTGGCATATTTGCCCTGCATGATCGCGACCTCTTTGATCACGGTGCGGAAGGTCATGATGTTGTCCGCAGTGGTCAGCGCGTCGGCGTAGCGCAGGTCGATCTCGTTCTGGCCGGGTCCTGCCTCGTGATGGCTGAACTCCACGGAGATGCCCACGGCCTCCAGCATGTTGACCGTGTGGCGGCGGAAGTCCTGGCTGACGCTGCCGGTGACGTGGTCGAAGTAGCCGGCCCGGTCCACGGGGACGGGGCTGCCGTCCTGGTCCATCTCCTGGGACTCGAGCACGTAGAACTCGATCTCCGGGTGGGTGTAGCAGGTGAAGCCCATCTCCCCGGCCACGTCCAGCTGTCGGCGCAGCACGTTGCGCGGATCCCCGGCCGCAGGTTCCTGATCCGGGGTGAGGATGTCGCAGAACATCCGCGAGGTGGGCTCCTCCTCCCCGCGCCAGGGCAGGATCTGGAAAGAGGATGGGTCCGGCTTGAGCAGCATGTCGGACTCGAACACGCGGGAAAGGCCCTCGATCGAGGAGCCGTCGAAGCCCAGGCCCTCGTTGAAGACGCCCTCGACCTCGGCCGGAGCCAGCGCGACGGACTTCAGCGAGCCCACCACGTCGGTGAACCAGAGGCGCACAAAGCGGACGTCTCGCTCCTCGATGGTGCGCAGTACGAATTCCTGCTGTCGATCCATGCGGTGCCGCCTCCTGAAATGCCGTGGGTGTCGCCGGGACCACTCTACCCAACTGAACCTCGACGCACGGGTGGGCCGGTG
Encoded proteins:
- the glnA gene encoding type I glutamate--ammonia ligase, whose product is MDRQQEFVLRTIEERDVRFVRLWFTDVVGSLKSVALAPAEVEGVFNEGLGFDGSSIEGLSRVFESDMLLKPDPSSFQILPWRGEEEPTSRMFCDILTPDQEPAAGDPRNVLRRQLDVAGEMGFTCYTHPEIEFYVLESQEMDQDGSPVPVDRAGYFDHVTGSVSQDFRRHTVNMLEAVGISVEFSHHEAGPGQNEIDLRYADALTTADNIMTFRTVIKEVAIMQGKYASFMPKPFTEHPGSGMHTHFGLFEGDTNAFFAPNTEYNLSTTARQFIAGVLRHAPEFTAITNQFVNSYKRLWGGGEAPSHVSWGHNNRSALVRVPLYKPTKGGSARVEFRGIDSGANPYLGYAAVLGAGLKGIREGYELVDPVGEDVWSLTTAERKALGIKPLPGTLHEALRQMEESELMAEILGEQVFENFLRNKQQEWDEYRVNVSPFETKRYLGLI
- a CDS encoding hemerythrin domain-containing protein encodes the protein MPRSVADQSTAELGGRLSVLVRQKKDHVELDRLLRRLREARGEEQDEVLLSIYRLVFPHAFAEEAVLWPVMRRVLTDGQDLTLEVEQEHQEVNELVSQLDRLDRSDAQREPLLDRLTEVLREDVRDEEDELFPRLQEALTLRQLRWLGVMWEVLRRTAPTRAHPVVARRPPGNVVAAVPLTVIDRTRDLADYAARLSSSDTTTSALRSVSAALGRGAERIEHLPLMRQGEHPSTRVPSPAE
- a CDS encoding bifunctional [glutamine synthetase] adenylyltransferase/[glutamine synthetase]-adenylyl-L-tyrosine phosphorylase, translated to MAVSAPTHRDLIAAGFQELERASGFLADEHLSGLDPAVLLSTLHYAPNPDQALLLLIRLVERAGNVCDLFTDVTAGVYLRAVPLIRLLGASQALGEFLVRRPENCDLLFSIADTLEADRDEHQHHHAPDDAAALAHPRVLEPEVLRTRLLESVHAGPSAESPTAQLAEDFTAKDAGVALRRAYRRELTALALTDLSAADPAGYQPMVSRQLADLAAAAIDAALAVSRAELTDRNGRTAEMVELAVIGMGKCGARELNYISDVDVIFVHRAAEEIDSAAARNTAVAMAAGISKVINGPGPEPGLWEVDANLRPEGREGDLSRTLESHLEYYRRWAHGWEFQALLKARPIAGSRSLGAAYIDAIWPQVWTSSAQENFVENVQRMRRRVFENIPAEEVDREIKLGRGGLRDIEFTVQLLQLVHGRVDESLRVRDSLAAIELLESGEYVARADRDAMSRCYRMLRLYEHRIQMSNMRRTHLMPVKADEVRALAHAVRPPNRRRRPAGEEVLSQWREIAREVASFHERIFYRPLLSTTAVLSDEDVRLTEKAAQDRLAALGYHDAAGAMRHISALTSGLTRRSKLQRRILPMMLGWFGEGVDPDGGLLAFRRLSESLGQSPWYLTMLRDSSVAAERLSLILAGSRFISDMLEHSPESTKWLGDNSALAPRRFETLWREISNKITRHKDDLETGMRLARLVRKRETLRVAIADAVGLLDVSEVGTALSDVDRAATLGALRVAEREIWDVEGRHADLAVIAMGRQGGREIGYSSDMDALFVHTVAEGGDPALSDKQAQKLAARVSALLSKPLKPAVRGEFPLKLDADLRPEGKNGPLSRSLDSYGEYYRRWMDVWERQALLRARPIAGDDRLLEDFMELADSVRYGAPPSASQVREIRRIKARVESERLPRGADPSRHVKLGRGGLSDVEWLVQLFQLEHAHSKPRLRTTSTLTALDVLVDEELISPLEAEQLTEAWTLCTRVRSASTVWSGKTSDVLPSARRDLDAVARWCGFEAGGSADFEEHYLRTTRRCRQVYERLFYEA
- a CDS encoding LLM class flavin-dependent oxidoreductase; the encoded protein is MSPTASRPLSLLDLAFVRSPETVADGIARSVRLAKTADSLGYSRIWFAEHHNMPNIASSATALLIQHVAAQTSNVRVGSGGIMLPNHAPLMIAEQFGTLETLYPGRIDLGLGRAPGTDGPTMRALRRDGTEADRFQSDVMELSGYLSGYSRIPGVNAYPGSGTDVPLYILGSSLFGAQLAAKLGLPYAFASHFAPQMLNEAAYTYRTTFDAANSLAGPHAKPHFIAAANVIAHDDASLAQDQKTLAENAWIKNHLGRNRQITDDDVHMLRDHPAGRQVLSMLSRAAVGTQQEVVSWLDSFAQEVQADELMLVNLAPDEAVQHRTLELLAPRPAVAASADTPESWTAEFKRAQAS